Proteins from a genomic interval of Qipengyuania sp. JC766:
- the ccmE gene encoding cytochrome c maturation protein CcmE, with amino-acid sequence MNARFKPKHQRLVLVVLALIALVAAGLLAAWGLRNQANFFYVPSQIAEAPPETGRTVRLGGMVQEGSLDTLADGVTVAFVVADGEASVPVRFRGILPDLFVEGSGVVAEGQLGADGTFEAESLLARHDENYVPRELQEMTEHQKREVVAETVPAPDTAR; translated from the coding sequence ATGAACGCCCGATTCAAGCCCAAGCACCAGCGGCTGGTCCTCGTCGTGCTGGCGCTCATTGCGCTGGTCGCCGCCGGACTGCTCGCCGCCTGGGGTCTGCGCAACCAGGCAAACTTCTTCTACGTGCCCAGCCAGATCGCCGAAGCACCCCCCGAAACCGGGCGAACCGTCCGGCTGGGCGGCATGGTGCAGGAAGGCTCGCTCGATACGCTTGCCGACGGTGTGACCGTCGCATTCGTTGTCGCCGATGGCGAGGCGAGCGTCCCCGTCCGCTTCAGGGGCATCCTTCCCGATCTCTTCGTAGAAGGCTCGGGCGTGGTGGCCGAAGGGCAACTTGGCGCGGACGGCACGTTCGAGGCGGAAAGCCTGCTCGCCCGGCATGACGAGAATTACGTACCGCGCGAGTTGCAGGAAATGACCGAACACCAGAAGCGCGAGGTGGTGGCCGAAACCGTACCCGCGCCGGATACCGCACGATGA
- the ccmD gene encoding heme exporter protein CcmD, whose protein sequence is MREALDQSDFVLAAYAVGLVAILVLLAWSWLAMRRAERRRDEARRK, encoded by the coding sequence ATGCGTGAGGCGCTGGACCAGAGCGATTTCGTCCTCGCCGCCTATGCGGTCGGGCTCGTCGCGATCCTCGTGCTGCTGGCGTGGAGCTGGCTTGCCATGCGCCGCGCCGAACGGCGCAGGGATGAGGCGCGGCGCAAATGA
- the ccmC gene encoding heme ABC transporter permease CcmC produces the protein MHGFANPRKFLMLAGWLTPLLLVSGLVVTAASLAWGVFAVPPDRLMGDTVRILFIHVPSAWLGMGGWVGIAISSAAFLVWKHPLAALAARACAVPGAVFAGVCLATGSIWGRPTWGTWWEWDGRLTSMLVLFFLYMGYIALSQAVEREGASSRIPAIFGMIGAINIPIINRSVEWWDSLHQPASITVGQSSMDAAYLIPLLAAVLGFTLLFAAIVLMRMRALLADAQAEARLRRKALGDAHA, from the coding sequence ATGCACGGTTTCGCCAATCCCCGTAAATTCCTGATGCTGGCCGGCTGGCTCACGCCGCTGCTGCTGGTTTCGGGGCTCGTCGTGACGGCCGCGTCGCTGGCGTGGGGCGTGTTCGCCGTGCCGCCCGACAGGCTGATGGGGGACACGGTCCGCATCCTCTTCATTCATGTCCCATCTGCCTGGCTCGGCATGGGCGGCTGGGTCGGCATCGCGATTTCGAGCGCCGCCTTCCTGGTCTGGAAACACCCGCTTGCCGCCCTTGCGGCGCGGGCCTGCGCCGTGCCGGGCGCGGTGTTTGCGGGCGTGTGCCTTGCCACCGGATCGATCTGGGGCCGGCCGACATGGGGCACCTGGTGGGAATGGGACGGCCGGCTGACCAGCATGCTGGTGCTGTTCTTCCTCTACATGGGATACATCGCCCTGTCGCAGGCGGTCGAACGCGAAGGCGCATCCAGCAGGATCCCGGCGATCTTCGGCATGATCGGTGCGATCAATATCCCGATCATCAACAGGTCGGTCGAATGGTGGGATTCGCTGCACCAGCCGGCCAGCATCACCGTAGGCCAAAGTTCGATGGATGCGGCCTACCTGATCCCGCTGCTGGCGGCGGTGCTCGGTTTCACACTGCTGTTCGCCGCGATCGTGCTGATGCGCATGCGGGCCCTGCTGGCCGATGCGCAGGCCGAAGCACGCCTCCGCCGCAAGGCGCTGGGAGACGCGCATGCGTGA
- a CDS encoding Glu/Leu/Phe/Val dehydrogenase dimerization domain-containing protein yields MTAFWTEPDYDDHELVQLVRDPESGLTAIIAIHSSHLGPGAGGTRFWHYPVAKDAMRDALRLSRGMSYKNAMAGLPMGGGKAVILAGEDRTKTPEMLAAFGDAVAALDGKYVTAEDVGINEADMVAVAERTRYVSGLPVAGENDAGGDPGPFTAMGIYHGIRAAVQHKLGKDSVAGVHVAIQGTGSVGGGVARLLARDGAKLTLADINADRAEALARELDGETATPDGIMGVACDVFSPNALGAILDDEGIARLEAPIVAGGANNQLARAHHGKMLAERGILYAPDYVINAGGIISVTMEYLCRRHGEPCDINEVRKRIALIPGRLEDIWRESDSSGVSPDMVADRMAQTLIGRA; encoded by the coding sequence ATGACGGCTTTCTGGACCGAACCCGATTACGACGATCACGAGCTGGTCCAGCTCGTGCGCGATCCGGAAAGCGGGCTCACCGCCATCATCGCCATCCATTCCAGCCATCTGGGCCCGGGCGCGGGGGGCACGCGGTTCTGGCACTATCCAGTCGCCAAGGACGCGATGCGCGATGCGCTGCGCCTCAGCCGCGGAATGAGCTACAAGAATGCCATGGCCGGCCTGCCGATGGGCGGTGGGAAGGCCGTTATCCTCGCCGGCGAGGACCGGACCAAGACCCCGGAAATGCTCGCGGCGTTCGGCGATGCGGTGGCAGCGCTCGACGGCAAGTACGTGACGGCCGAGGATGTCGGCATCAACGAGGCGGACATGGTCGCGGTCGCCGAGCGCACGCGCTATGTCTCCGGCCTGCCGGTGGCGGGCGAGAACGATGCCGGTGGCGATCCCGGTCCGTTCACTGCCATGGGCATCTATCACGGCATCAGGGCGGCCGTTCAGCACAAGCTGGGCAAGGATAGCGTCGCTGGCGTCCATGTCGCCATCCAAGGCACCGGCAGCGTGGGCGGCGGGGTTGCCCGCCTGCTAGCGCGCGACGGAGCGAAACTGACGCTGGCGGACATCAACGCCGACCGCGCCGAAGCTCTGGCACGCGAACTCGACGGGGAAACGGCGACGCCCGACGGCATCATGGGCGTCGCTTGCGACGTGTTCAGCCCCAACGCGCTGGGCGCGATACTCGACGATGAAGGCATTGCGCGGCTGGAAGCGCCGATCGTTGCGGGCGGGGCCAACAACCAGCTCGCCCGCGCGCATCACGGCAAGATGCTGGCGGAACGCGGTATCCTCTACGCGCCCGATTACGTGATCAACGCAGGCGGCATCATCAGCGTGACGATGGAATATCTGTGTCGTCGCCATGGCGAACCGTGCGACATCAACGAGGTCCGTAAGCGGATCGCGCTGATCCCGGGACGGCTGGAAGACATCTGGCGCGAAAGCGACAGTTCGGGCGTATCGCCGGACATGGTGGCCGACCGAATGGCGCAGACGCTCATCGGCCGCGCTTGA
- a CDS encoding 2OG-Fe(II) oxygenase, whose product MTSANESSATHLLARPGVQQVPTEKLELFQMRNFLSADLCRRLIAQIEADRRPSTLADHSGDDYFRTSETCDLPPDLDATRELETLLEEISGIDPRFGEPPQGQRYDVGQEFKPHCDWFNPQGQDWEKYCAVSGQRTWTFMIYLNDVEAGGATRFKTIRKTFQPETGKLLCWNNRRPDGCGNPNTLHHGMKVRKGLKYVITKWYRERPWG is encoded by the coding sequence ATGACCTCGGCCAACGAATCCTCAGCGACACACCTTCTCGCCCGCCCGGGCGTACAACAGGTGCCGACCGAGAAGCTCGAACTGTTCCAGATGCGGAATTTCCTTTCGGCGGATCTGTGCCGGCGCCTGATCGCGCAGATCGAAGCAGACAGGCGCCCCTCGACACTCGCGGACCATTCCGGCGACGATTATTTCCGGACCAGCGAGACCTGCGACCTGCCACCCGATCTCGACGCGACGCGCGAACTCGAGACGTTGCTGGAGGAGATTTCCGGCATCGACCCCAGGTTCGGCGAGCCGCCGCAGGGCCAGCGCTACGACGTGGGCCAGGAATTCAAGCCGCATTGCGACTGGTTCAACCCCCAAGGTCAGGACTGGGAAAAATACTGCGCCGTATCGGGCCAGCGGACCTGGACCTTCATGATCTACCTCAACGATGTGGAGGCAGGCGGCGCCACGCGCTTCAAGACTATCCGCAAGACGTTCCAGCCGGAAACAGGCAAGCTGCTGTGCTGGAACAACCGCCGCCCGGATGGATGCGGCAATCCCAACACGCTCCACCACGGAATGAAGGTCCGGAAGGGACTGAAATACGTGATCACGAAATGGTACCGGGAAAGGCCTTGGGGGTGA
- the rpmE gene encoding 50S ribosomal protein L31: MKADTHPDYHMITVKMTDGTEFQTRSTWGSEGDTLTLDIDPTSHPAWTGGQKQIQEGGRVAQFNKRFGGLSLTKK, encoded by the coding sequence ATGAAGGCCGATACGCATCCCGACTACCACATGATCACGGTCAAGATGACCGATGGCACCGAATTCCAGACGCGCTCCACCTGGGGCAGCGAAGGCGACACGCTGACGCTCGACATCGATCCGACCAGTCACCCGGCCTGGACCGGCGGTCAGAAGCAGATCCAGGAAGGCGGCCGCGTCGCGCAGTTCAACAAGCGTTTCGGCGGGCTTTCGCTTACCAAGAAGTAA